In Mesorhizobium sp., one DNA window encodes the following:
- a CDS encoding DUF1194 domain-containing protein translates to MRSLIARSALRFGAVLGLTLAAWGASADDLAVDVELVLAVDVSLSMSPDELVIQRDGYVAALTDGAVLAAIADGVHGRIAVTYVEWAGSTVQQVVVPWTLIATAEDARAFVGKMTALPPRSARRTSISGALEFAGSLFEESGYRGAKRVIDVSGDGPNNQGGPVDQARDRIAARGITINGLPLMTGGGFASAYDIANLDSYYADCVIGGPGAFMIPVNGWAQFPEAIRRKLVLELADASHPIRAALEAQSPPVVSAAATIATDCQIGEKMWNNRGWIDIQ, encoded by the coding sequence ATGCGAAGCCTGATTGCCCGATCGGCCCTGCGTTTCGGGGCCGTGCTGGGCCTGACCCTCGCCGCCTGGGGCGCGTCGGCCGATGATCTGGCCGTCGACGTCGAGCTCGTCCTGGCCGTCGACGTGTCGCTCTCCATGTCGCCCGACGAACTCGTCATCCAGCGCGACGGCTATGTCGCGGCGCTGACCGACGGGGCCGTGCTCGCGGCGATCGCCGACGGGGTGCATGGCCGCATTGCGGTCACCTATGTCGAGTGGGCCGGCTCCACCGTGCAGCAGGTGGTGGTGCCGTGGACGCTGATCGCCACCGCCGAGGACGCAAGGGCCTTCGTCGGGAAAATGACCGCGCTGCCGCCGCGCAGCGCCCGGCGCACGTCGATCTCGGGCGCGCTGGAGTTTGCGGGATCGCTGTTCGAGGAGAGCGGCTATCGCGGCGCCAAGCGGGTGATCGACGTGTCCGGCGATGGTCCGAACAACCAGGGCGGCCCGGTGGACCAGGCCCGCGATCGCATCGCCGCCAGGGGGATCACCATCAACGGCCTGCCCCTAATGACCGGCGGCGGCTTCGCCTCCGCCTATGACATCGCCAATCTCGACAGCTACTACGCCGACTGCGTCATCGGCGGGCCGGGGGCCTTCATGATCCCGGTGAACGGCTGGGCGCAGTTTCCCGAGGCGATCCGGCGCAAGCTGGTTCTCGAGCTTGCGGACGCAAGCCATCCGATCCGCGCGGCGCTGGAAGCGCAGTCTCCGCCGGTGGTCAGCGCGGCGGCGACCATCGCCACCGACTGCCAGATCGGCGAGAAAATGTGGAACAACCGCGGCTGGATCGACATCCAGTAG